From a region of the Leptospira kmetyi serovar Malaysia str. Bejo-Iso9 genome:
- a CDS encoding DEAD/DEAH box helicase: protein MENTVQLSLDFESKSRSGFRGDFCYLTNSPESGIGKIVSSAEGKFTIEFAATSSKKTISENSPHLKILPGYPSPLRNVGEQAGLMELSLTAYELKLTHAFDKLSALSNSRTRLLPHQIESTYIVVNSLRPRFILADEVGLGKTIEAALVMKELIFRRGYKKVLIVAPSPLLVQWQQELKNKFNEDFEIVKRKNFHTEGDKNWRNFQHVITSVDFIKNPKYAEEILKTKWDIVIFDEAHRLRRDYHKITRAYLFAEKISKKCECLLLLTATPFRGKLEELYYLMHLIDPNILGPYHTFVNDYILGNKTDLKDKISKVLLRRRKVEVGGFTKRFAKTVRIELSPVEREFYEETTNYVRREYNLAMRTQNRAIGFVMIVFQKLLDSSVFALLSALTKRKFLLENRFHHIKQMKSSLDEWDLDETEDVEEFVSGLDESVQLDLQSLKRELLSLNRLILLGKKIKEDKKSIKLKETILKLQKEGHSKFIIFTQFRTTQDFLAGVLSDFQVTLFHGSLSADAKERAIVEFKTKTEILICTEAGGEGRNLQFANVLFNYDLPWSPLKIEQRIGRIHRFGQKDNVFIFNFASKDTVAERILEVLTNKIRLFEESIGSSDELLGAIEDELDFNSSFMKFVTGNKSKIEMEEEMDNRIKIAKKGFEKLGALVTPKLIDFNLQDYYSHTLEERSFNNTHLEDFVSRFTRIFPEDAGFKLIRTKPQIYEIDSPQYKGKYGTFDSELALQNDSLEFLAFGHPLIDKTVSYLIQNQKGWSTSFHSVSNKEYYVFLVDFQFTLNRTELFYFETNPRTGTVKRIEELPEELRESHSVSKSSTSSQVELPARLEENLIRTFLALDEIVESRKKELGDQTLDLFQKEEFKIRTNNQNTLRQLEEKLMRQEAAFKWEGKPEKKSAMNRTRNEIQKVKEDFDRELRKVRNGKTIQHRFQLFQVYLPD, encoded by the coding sequence TTGGAAAATACGGTACAACTCAGTCTCGATTTCGAGTCCAAATCCCGCTCCGGTTTTCGGGGAGATTTTTGTTATCTGACGAATTCTCCCGAATCGGGAATCGGAAAAATCGTAAGCTCGGCCGAAGGTAAGTTTACGATCGAGTTTGCGGCCACCTCTTCCAAGAAGACGATTTCCGAAAATTCTCCGCATTTAAAAATTCTACCGGGTTATCCTTCTCCTTTGCGGAACGTGGGAGAACAAGCCGGTTTGATGGAACTTTCCCTCACCGCTTACGAGTTGAAACTCACGCACGCTTTCGATAAACTTTCGGCGCTTTCCAACTCGAGAACGAGACTTCTTCCGCATCAGATCGAATCGACTTACATCGTGGTCAACAGTTTGCGTCCTCGTTTTATTTTGGCGGACGAGGTCGGTTTGGGAAAAACCATCGAAGCCGCGCTCGTGATGAAGGAACTGATTTTCCGCCGAGGTTACAAAAAGGTTTTGATCGTCGCGCCTTCTCCCTTGCTCGTTCAGTGGCAACAGGAATTGAAGAATAAGTTCAACGAAGATTTTGAAATCGTAAAACGGAAGAATTTTCACACCGAAGGCGATAAGAACTGGAGAAACTTCCAGCACGTTATCACGTCCGTAGACTTTATTAAAAATCCGAAATACGCGGAAGAAATTCTCAAAACGAAATGGGACATCGTCATCTTCGACGAGGCGCACAGACTCAGAAGGGATTATCATAAGATCACGCGCGCGTATTTGTTCGCGGAAAAAATTTCCAAAAAATGCGAATGTCTTCTTCTTTTGACCGCGACTCCGTTCCGAGGAAAACTCGAAGAACTTTATTATCTCATGCACTTGATCGATCCGAATATTTTGGGTCCGTATCATACATTCGTAAACGATTATATTCTCGGGAACAAAACCGATCTCAAGGATAAGATTTCGAAGGTTCTTTTAAGAAGAAGAAAGGTCGAAGTCGGCGGATTTACGAAACGATTCGCCAAAACCGTTCGTATCGAACTTTCTCCCGTCGAACGCGAGTTTTACGAAGAAACCACGAATTACGTTCGCAGAGAATATAATCTCGCGATGAGAACCCAAAACCGCGCGATCGGATTCGTAATGATCGTGTTTCAGAAACTTTTGGATTCTTCCGTGTTCGCGCTTTTATCCGCTCTTACGAAACGAAAGTTTCTTTTGGAGAATCGTTTCCATCATATTAAACAAATGAAATCCAGTTTGGACGAATGGGATCTGGACGAAACCGAGGACGTGGAGGAATTCGTTTCCGGTTTGGACGAATCGGTTCAACTCGATCTTCAGAGTTTAAAACGAGAACTTTTGTCGCTCAATCGATTGATTCTTCTCGGAAAAAAAATCAAAGAAGACAAGAAGTCCATCAAGTTGAAGGAAACGATTCTCAAACTTCAAAAGGAAGGACATTCAAAATTTATCATATTTACTCAGTTTAGAACGACCCAGGATTTTTTGGCCGGGGTTCTTTCCGATTTTCAAGTCACTTTGTTTCACGGTTCTTTGAGCGCGGACGCCAAAGAAAGGGCGATCGTGGAATTTAAAACGAAAACGGAAATTCTGATTTGTACCGAAGCGGGCGGCGAAGGACGAAATCTTCAATTTGCGAACGTTCTTTTCAATTACGATCTTCCTTGGAGTCCGCTGAAGATCGAACAAAGAATCGGAAGGATTCATAGGTTCGGTCAAAAGGATAACGTTTTTATCTTTAATTTTGCGAGTAAGGATACGGTTGCGGAAAGAATTCTCGAAGTTCTTACCAACAAGATCCGTTTGTTCGAAGAATCCATCGGGTCTTCGGACGAACTTCTCGGCGCGATCGAAGACGAGTTGGATTTTAATTCTTCCTTTATGAAGTTCGTTACGGGCAATAAATCCAAAATCGAAATGGAAGAGGAGATGGACAATCGAATCAAAATCGCAAAGAAAGGTTTTGAAAAACTCGGCGCGCTGGTAACTCCGAAGTTGATCGACTTCAATCTTCAGGATTATTACAGTCATACGCTCGAAGAGCGTTCGTTTAACAATACGCACTTGGAGGATTTCGTTTCTCGTTTTACCAGGATTTTTCCCGAAGACGCGGGTTTTAAACTGATCCGAACAAAGCCGCAGATTTACGAAATCGATTCTCCCCAGTACAAGGGCAAATACGGAACCTTCGATTCGGAGCTCGCGCTTCAAAACGACAGTTTGGAATTTTTGGCGTTCGGTCATCCTCTCATCGATAAAACGGTTTCGTATCTGATCCAGAATCAAAAAGGCTGGAGCACTTCGTTTCATTCTGTTTCCAATAAAGAATATTATGTTTTTCTTGTGGACTTTCAGTTCACTCTCAATCGAACGGAGTTGTTTTATTTCGAGACGAACCCGCGCACCGGAACCGTAAAACGTATCGAAGAACTTCCCGAAGAACTCCGAGAATCTCATTCCGTTTCAAAATCCTCGACGTCTTCGCAAGTCGAACTTCCCGCCCGTTTGGAGGAGAATTTAATCCGAACATTTCTCGCTTTGGACGAAATCGTGGAATCCAGAAAAAAAGAACTCGGAGATCAAACCCTCGATCTTTTTCAAAAGGAAGAATTTAAAATCAGAACGAACAATCAGAACACTTTGAGACAACTCGAGGAAAAACTGATGCGTCAGGAAGCCGCTTTTAAATGGGAAGGCAAACCCGAAAAGAAATCGGCGATGAACCGAACCCGCAACGAAATCCAAAAGGTAAAGGAAGATTTTGATCGTGAGCTCCGCAAGGTGAGAAACGGCAAAACGATCCAACACCGTTTTCAACTCTTTCAAGTATATCTTCCGGATTGA
- a CDS encoding lysophospholipid acyltransferase family protein, protein MIRYIPSFIFVYLFYLPFRILPYRFCLLYGRFLVILLYPLARRHRRIAYENISHAFPEYTEAQKKELVWKSILHIGNLVAGTLYAPRLNQKWMDRYLVYDPESLAIEKKTNEEGVGVVLISGHFGTWEILVQFMGIRMKGGGIYKKVRNPFVDKLIYKLRTKNGIKLVSTEESSQVTKMLKQGYWVGFGSDQNAGKVGIFVNFFNRPASTYQGPALMAYLTGAKMLLYSVLCGENGKVIVRVKDLGFVDKKAFPDREAAIRHYTEVWTRALEEEVKLYPEQYFWVHRRWRTKPGDFPGQV, encoded by the coding sequence TTGATTCGTTATATACCGTCTTTTATTTTTGTTTATTTATTTTATCTTCCGTTTCGAATTTTGCCGTATCGTTTTTGTCTTTTATACGGAAGATTTCTCGTAATTCTTCTTTATCCACTCGCAAGAAGACATAGAAGAATCGCATATGAAAACATTTCGCACGCTTTTCCGGAATATACGGAAGCGCAGAAAAAAGAACTCGTTTGGAAAAGTATTCTTCATATCGGGAATCTTGTCGCAGGAACCTTATACGCTCCCCGTTTGAATCAAAAGTGGATGGATCGTTACCTTGTTTACGATCCCGAATCCTTGGCCATCGAAAAGAAAACGAACGAAGAAGGTGTCGGCGTAGTTTTGATTTCCGGTCACTTCGGCACTTGGGAAATTCTCGTTCAGTTTATGGGAATCCGCATGAAAGGCGGAGGGATTTATAAGAAAGTAAGAAACCCGTTCGTTGATAAACTGATTTATAAACTCAGAACAAAAAACGGAATCAAACTCGTTTCCACGGAAGAATCCAGCCAAGTAACCAAGATGTTAAAACAAGGTTATTGGGTCGGCTTCGGTTCCGATCAAAACGCAGGCAAGGTGGGAATTTTCGTAAACTTTTTCAACCGCCCTGCTTCGACGTATCAAGGTCCTGCTTTGATGGCCTATCTTACCGGAGCGAAGATGCTTTTGTATTCGGTTCTCTGCGGGGAGAATGGAAAGGTGATCGTTCGTGTAAAAGATTTGGGCTTTGTAGATAAGAAAGCGTTTCCGGATCGGGAAGCGGCCATCCGTCATTATACCGAGGTTTGGACAAGAGCCTTAGAAGAAGAAGTAAAGTTGTATCCCGAACAATACTTTTGGGTTCACAGAAGATGGAGAACCAAACCCGGAGATTTTCCGGGTCAGGTTTGA
- the pheT gene encoding phenylalanine--tRNA ligase subunit beta yields the protein MKLSLDWMNDFTPLKEVGLDAILKKIAISVCEIDGADPFRPELDFVKIVKIESLEKHPSADKLQIAQVSTGTGKSQIVTGATNVKVGDLVPLAIPGAKLGDKEILESELRGVKSSGMLCSEKELSLSEESNGVWILNGLEGAEIGKTIRALLYYDDIIFDVDNKSITHRPDLWNHFGFARELASQLKLPIQFNPFDSLWNFDLSVELPKVLENQNAHSYYASSIRDISILPSKRKFQSRLQKCGIRVINNVVDVSNYVMLEMGQPTHFFDKKFLEGQGGVSLEVSFAKKGESFLLLDDTSPALEEEILLIRNQGKPVAIAGVMGGKESAVQNTTTELVMESAVFARERVRKSIRSTGIRSDSSVRYEKGLEATTTLPVIRRALNLLKENGCPSLKAGEPVGFLHAPHKEVHIHTDIHFINAKLGVQLSQGDITDILQRLHFTVSWKGDHLEVLVPKFRHNYDVTIPEDLVEEIGRTRGYDTIQVAPLLAEVKTPIRNLSRELERKCKNFFAGSLGYHEVFNYSFQSLKENELDGDPKLSVKIKNEMPEEQSVLRNSLLPSLLKNVRTNQDRFSEIKIFEFGRAYFNLPEPENEKKYLSFAVSFDRKNSESDLKVLEEDFLKVRKEIESLLNSIKIFEYSWEAKPETIFHPGASLSLIVNSKKIGNIGYVHPAVLDVFELKKRTVYGSFEFESLVELWNSNRKVSRFVPPSQFPEAEIDLSILIGEKENTNAFTDLVKKENIPELQEGWVYSQFAGGNVPEGKRSVSYRFRLVNYEKTFTQERIKEISDQLVSLAGKNGFALR from the coding sequence GTGAAACTTTCCTTAGACTGGATGAACGATTTTACACCTTTGAAGGAGGTGGGGCTGGACGCGATTTTAAAGAAGATCGCGATCTCCGTTTGTGAGATTGACGGCGCCGATCCGTTTCGTCCCGAGTTGGATTTCGTAAAAATCGTTAAGATCGAATCTCTGGAAAAACATCCTTCCGCGGATAAACTTCAAATCGCGCAGGTTTCCACGGGGACGGGCAAATCTCAAATCGTAACGGGCGCGACCAACGTAAAAGTGGGGGATTTGGTTCCTCTTGCAATTCCCGGCGCGAAACTCGGCGATAAGGAAATTCTCGAATCCGAACTCAGGGGCGTAAAAAGTTCGGGAATGCTTTGCTCCGAAAAGGAACTTTCCTTGTCGGAAGAAAGCAACGGGGTCTGGATTTTAAACGGACTTGAGGGCGCCGAAATCGGAAAAACGATCCGCGCGTTGTTATATTACGATGATATAATATTCGATGTTGATAATAAATCGATCACACATAGGCCCGATCTCTGGAATCATTTCGGTTTTGCGCGAGAACTTGCCTCCCAGTTGAAACTTCCGATCCAGTTTAATCCGTTCGACTCGCTTTGGAATTTCGATCTTTCCGTGGAACTTCCGAAAGTATTAGAAAATCAGAATGCACATTCTTACTATGCCTCTTCGATCCGGGACATTTCCATTCTCCCTTCAAAGCGGAAATTTCAATCCCGTTTGCAGAAATGCGGAATTCGAGTCATCAACAACGTCGTCGACGTTTCCAATTATGTGATGCTTGAAATGGGACAGCCTACTCATTTTTTTGATAAGAAATTTCTCGAAGGTCAAGGTGGAGTTTCTCTCGAAGTTTCCTTTGCGAAGAAGGGGGAAAGTTTCCTTCTTTTGGACGATACTTCTCCCGCGCTGGAGGAAGAAATTCTTTTGATCCGCAATCAGGGAAAACCCGTTGCGATCGCCGGTGTAATGGGCGGAAAAGAATCCGCAGTTCAGAATACCACGACCGAACTCGTGATGGAATCCGCCGTGTTTGCAAGAGAAAGAGTTCGTAAGTCCATTCGTTCCACGGGAATTCGTTCCGATTCTTCGGTTCGATACGAAAAGGGACTCGAAGCGACCACAACTCTTCCGGTCATTCGTCGCGCTTTGAATCTTTTAAAAGAAAACGGTTGTCCTTCTTTGAAAGCGGGCGAGCCGGTAGGATTTTTACACGCGCCTCATAAAGAAGTTCATATTCATACCGACATACATTTTATTAATGCGAAGTTGGGAGTCCAGTTGTCTCAAGGAGATATCACCGATATCCTTCAGAGGCTTCACTTCACCGTCTCTTGGAAAGGCGATCATCTCGAAGTTTTAGTTCCTAAGTTCCGTCACAACTACGACGTAACGATTCCCGAAGATCTCGTGGAAGAAATCGGAAGAACCAGAGGTTACGATACGATTCAAGTGGCTCCCTTGCTTGCGGAAGTCAAAACTCCGATCCGAAATCTAAGCAGAGAATTGGAAAGAAAGTGTAAGAACTTTTTCGCGGGAAGTCTCGGTTATCACGAAGTTTTCAATTATTCGTTTCAATCCTTGAAGGAGAATGAACTGGACGGGGATCCGAAACTTTCCGTAAAGATCAAAAACGAAATGCCGGAGGAACAATCGGTTCTTCGGAATTCTCTTTTGCCTTCTTTGTTGAAAAACGTACGCACCAATCAGGATCGTTTTTCGGAGATTAAGATTTTCGAATTCGGCCGCGCGTATTTTAATCTTCCGGAGCCCGAAAACGAAAAGAAATATCTTTCCTTTGCCGTTTCCTTCGATCGGAAGAATTCTGAGTCCGACCTTAAGGTTTTGGAAGAGGATTTTCTGAAAGTAAGAAAGGAAATCGAATCGCTTTTAAACTCCATTAAGATTTTTGAATATTCTTGGGAAGCGAAACCCGAAACGATCTTTCATCCGGGTGCGAGTTTGTCCTTGATCGTAAATTCTAAGAAGATCGGAAACATAGGTTATGTTCATCCGGCGGTTCTGGATGTGTTCGAACTTAAGAAACGGACCGTCTACGGTTCTTTCGAATTCGAATCGCTCGTGGAACTCTGGAATTCAAATCGAAAAGTTTCCCGTTTTGTGCCTCCTTCTCAATTTCCCGAAGCGGAAATCGATCTTTCGATTTTGATCGGAGAAAAGGAAAATACGAACGCGTTTACCGATCTCGTAAAAAAGGAAAATATTCCCGAGCTACAGGAAGGTTGGGTTTATTCTCAGTTTGCGGGTGGAAACGTCCCCGAAGGAAAAAGATCCGTGAGTTATCGTTTTCGATTGGTGAACTACGAAAAGACGTTCACTCAGGAAAGAATCAAGGAAATCTCCGATCAGCTCGTTTCTTTGGCGGGAAAGAACGGATTCGCTCTTAGATAA
- a CDS encoding DUF1554 domain-containing protein, whose product MRKTILLISLFLFFRCSQADKIQFDASKGLGSVIQIVATETVNAPVNTNQQSGGSGGGSGSSSFNFGGNISGLVSGSITLTNGSSTVTLIPTSPGITGGAGTYQFSSSLTSSSSYSVSITSFPNNLSCNIFNSSGTISSTVADIDVYCYSVVLTSSLTVVEGTTNSSNNLSIALSHPPGPNPASGVAVTYPNFPTNLSVNSALPSTITTTAVNRIVSATNETGTPDFANESEVITAKVAQSSGSATNVSVTSDITITDNDKRMYLVHIASGTGSVGGKTGADTLCTSNKPAYISGSVGAMIGTSTRKPLPTPSSDWPLKPLYTYYRDNTTTIIANSNSGAILPFSWSNKVNAGITGFSCPISSTTCGYITGMDNTWTVLLSQNCSNWTSGLSSVDGMTGWAGSIDSNALSYFASTCDALGSSANIICVEL is encoded by the coding sequence ATGCGTAAAACTATCCTTTTGATCTCGTTGTTTTTATTCTTTCGATGCTCTCAAGCAGATAAGATTCAATTTGATGCTTCCAAGGGCTTAGGAAGCGTGATTCAGATTGTGGCTACGGAAACGGTCAACGCTCCGGTAAACACGAATCAGCAAAGCGGCGGTTCCGGCGGAGGGAGCGGGAGTTCTTCTTTTAATTTCGGCGGGAATATTTCCGGGCTCGTAAGCGGAAGTATCACGCTTACGAACGGATCCTCGACCGTGACTTTGATTCCAACTTCGCCGGGAATTACGGGCGGCGCGGGAACATATCAATTCTCTTCTTCTTTGACAAGCAGTTCTTCTTATTCGGTTTCGATCACTTCTTTCCCCAATAATTTATCCTGTAATATCTTTAATTCTTCGGGAACGATTTCGTCAACCGTGGCCGACATCGACGTCTATTGTTATTCGGTTGTTTTGACTTCGAGTTTAACGGTTGTCGAAGGAACCACGAATTCTTCCAATAATCTTTCGATCGCCCTTTCTCACCCGCCTGGACCGAACCCTGCGTCCGGGGTTGCGGTCACGTATCCGAATTTTCCCACCAATCTAAGCGTGAATTCCGCGTTGCCGAGTACGATCACGACCACTGCGGTCAATCGTATCGTAAGCGCCACCAACGAAACGGGAACTCCCGATTTTGCAAATGAAAGCGAAGTGATCACCGCAAAAGTGGCCCAGTCGAGTGGAAGTGCGACTAACGTGTCAGTGACTTCCGATATTACGATCACGGACAACGACAAAAGAATGTATCTGGTTCATATCGCGAGCGGAACCGGAAGCGTCGGCGGGAAAACGGGTGCAGATACTCTTTGCACTTCTAATAAACCGGCTTATATCTCCGGTTCTGTGGGAGCGATGATCGGAACCTCGACGCGAAAACCGTTGCCGACTCCGAGTAGCGATTGGCCTTTGAAACCGCTTTATACTTATTATCGGGATAACACTACCACGATCATCGCGAACTCGAACAGCGGCGCGATTCTTCCTTTTTCCTGGAGCAATAAAGTAAATGCTGGGATTACCGGTTTTTCATGCCCGATTAGTAGCACCACTTGCGGTTATATTACGGGAATGGATAATACTTGGACCGTTCTGTTGAGTCAAAATTGTAGCAACTGGACGAGCGGACTTTCTTCCGTAGATGGAATGACCGGTTGGGCCGGAAGCATCGACTCGAACGCGCTCTCTTACTTTGCTTCCACCTGCGACGCGTTAGGTTCTTCCGCGAACATCATTTGTGTGGAACTTTGA
- a CDS encoding inorganic diphosphatase, protein MVHPWHDISPGEQSPEFVNGVIEIKRGSRAKYEVDKEYGILKLDRVLYSSFYYPANYGFIPQSYCGDHDPLDILVLSQVELEPLCLVKAKVIGVMRMLDSGEEDDKIIAVAANDMSVNHINDISELPPHFTLELKHFFEDYKKLENKTVVIEEFQNATLARKIVLDSLELYKKTFPKK, encoded by the coding sequence ATGGTACACCCTTGGCATGATATTTCTCCGGGCGAACAAAGCCCCGAATTCGTAAACGGCGTAATCGAAATCAAACGCGGAAGCCGTGCGAAATACGAAGTCGATAAAGAATACGGAATTTTAAAACTCGATCGGGTTTTATATTCTTCCTTTTATTATCCGGCAAACTACGGATTCATTCCCCAGTCCTATTGCGGCGATCACGATCCGCTCGATATTTTAGTTCTTTCTCAAGTGGAATTGGAACCTCTTTGTTTGGTAAAAGCTAAGGTGATCGGAGTGATGAGAATGTTGGATTCCGGCGAAGAAGACGATAAGATCATCGCGGTTGCGGCAAACGATATGTCGGTCAATCATATCAACGATATCTCCGAACTTCCTCCGCACTTCACATTGGAACTCAAACACTTCTTTGAGGATTATAAAAAACTGGAAAACAAAACGGTTGTCATCGAAGAATTTCAAAACGCGACTCTGGCGCGTAAAATCGTATTGGATTCTTTAGAACTGTATAAGAAAACCTTTCCGAAAAAATAA
- a CDS encoding MFS transporter: protein MISILSRFLPAKPKPLLPKDTIDRLYPRFRWRILEATFIGYAVFYLVRNNFPVVSKEMGEALHYSQEQITNILAVTAITYGIGKFVMGALSDRSNPKYFMPLGLILTAICNLCFGASSQYDVHFYLWALNGLVQGMGWPPCGRSLGHWFGVAERGSKFAIWNIAHNVGGGLVGVVAAYSASWWGWRNAFYIPASIAILTAVYLVFRLLDTPQSVGLPPIEEYQEDPDKELRISSQEQERELSFREIIVGSVLKNYYIWTFAFANFFVYIVRYSLTDIGPTYLKFAKGATLEKGGVSTLIYEFAGIGSTLLVGWGSDKLGGKRGMVSFLCMLPILSALIALLFTPPGHLWLDLTLFGVVGFFIYPPVMLLGVAGLDFTSKKAVGTAAGFIGLFGYLGRTALSKSVGWLSKQPGFQWEQSLYLIIGSTLIALALLAVTWSWKPKA from the coding sequence ATGATTTCAATTTTGAGTCGATTCCTTCCCGCAAAACCGAAACCTTTACTTCCCAAAGATACGATCGATCGTCTTTATCCTCGTTTTCGATGGAGAATTTTAGAAGCGACCTTTATCGGTTACGCTGTGTTTTATCTCGTGCGGAATAACTTTCCCGTCGTTTCCAAAGAAATGGGAGAGGCTCTTCATTATAGTCAGGAACAGATTACGAATATTCTCGCGGTGACCGCGATCACATACGGAATCGGAAAGTTTGTGATGGGCGCTTTATCGGATCGAAGCAATCCGAAATACTTTATGCCCTTAGGTTTGATTTTAACCGCGATCTGTAATCTTTGTTTCGGCGCATCCAGTCAATACGACGTTCATTTTTATCTTTGGGCTTTGAACGGACTCGTTCAAGGAATGGGATGGCCGCCCTGCGGACGTTCTCTCGGACATTGGTTCGGCGTTGCGGAACGCGGATCTAAATTCGCAATTTGGAATATAGCTCACAACGTCGGCGGCGGTTTGGTCGGAGTTGTCGCCGCGTACAGCGCTTCTTGGTGGGGTTGGAGAAACGCTTTTTATATTCCCGCTTCGATCGCGATCCTTACGGCCGTTTATCTTGTTTTTCGATTGTTGGACACGCCTCAATCGGTCGGACTTCCTCCCATCGAAGAATATCAGGAAGATCCGGATAAGGAACTTAGAATCTCCTCTCAGGAACAGGAAAGGGAACTTTCCTTTCGGGAAATCATCGTTGGATCCGTATTAAAGAATTATTATATATGGACTTTTGCATTCGCCAATTTTTTCGTTTATATCGTTCGATACAGTCTGACGGATATAGGGCCGACCTATCTTAAATTTGCCAAAGGCGCGACGTTGGAAAAGGGTGGGGTCAGTACTCTCATCTACGAATTCGCCGGAATCGGTTCGACTCTGCTTGTCGGTTGGGGATCGGATAAACTCGGAGGAAAAAGGGGAATGGTCAGCTTTTTATGTATGCTCCCGATTCTTTCCGCATTGATTGCGCTTTTATTCACGCCGCCCGGTCATCTTTGGTTGGATTTGACCTTGTTCGGAGTCGTCGGATTTTTTATTTATCCGCCTGTGATGTTGTTAGGGGTTGCCGGTTTGGATTTCACGTCTAAGAAAGCGGTCGGAACTGCGGCCGGGTTTATCGGACTTTTCGGTTATTTAGGAAGAACGGCTCTTTCCAAATCGGTGGGATGGCTCAGCAAACAACCCGGATTTCAATGGGAACAATCCTTGTATCTGATCATCGGTTCCACTTTGATCGCGCTTGCGCTTTTGGCCGTTACTTGGAGTTGGAAACCGAAAGCCTAA
- a CDS encoding gamma carbonic anhydrase family protein has product MNIHETAFIHPQATAIGLVEMGAYSSLWPGAVVRADMNRIVLGEGVNIQDNSTLHTDSSRGITIGEYTLVGHNAMLHGCKIGRGCLIGIGTVVLDEAEIGDGAMVMAGCMVRGGKKIPPGAMVIQKNGELKIFEGKAKPVFSVAGCLEYIALADRFKKGIFGPFTPEEEIEFQNRAKTILKGMGIPFKE; this is encoded by the coding sequence ATGAATATTCACGAAACTGCATTCATTCATCCGCAAGCGACCGCGATCGGTCTCGTGGAGATGGGTGCATATTCTTCCCTTTGGCCGGGCGCCGTGGTTCGTGCGGATATGAATCGTATCGTTTTGGGAGAGGGCGTTAATATTCAGGACAATTCCACACTTCATACGGATTCGAGCCGAGGAATTACGATCGGAGAATACACGTTAGTCGGTCATAACGCGATGTTGCACGGTTGTAAGATCGGTCGCGGTTGTTTGATCGGAATCGGAACGGTCGTTTTAGACGAAGCGGAAATCGGAGACGGCGCGATGGTAATGGCCGGTTGTATGGTCCGGGGAGGAAAAAAAATTCCACCCGGCGCGATGGTCATTCAGAAGAATGGAGAATTGAAAATTTTTGAAGGTAAGGCCAAACCCGTTTTCAGCGTGGCCGGTTGTTTGGAATACATTGCCTTAGCAGATCGATTTAAAAAAGGAATTTTCGGTCCATTTACGCCCGAAGAGGAAATCGAATTTCAAAATCGAGCTAAAACAATTCTCAAGGGAATGGGCATCCCTTTTAAAGAATGA
- a CDS encoding 7-carboxy-7-deazaguanine synthase QueE: protein MDNLKTSVHEIYLSLSGEGISTGIPTVFVRMAGCSLRCGMAVGRKLWCDTPYTLSPNAGEESNLNQVLDKIQELSPVNTQILLTGGEPLEGKNRDFSIALGNEIFRTRNSSGLYPRPRVETNGAESIEGLDRFVFTLDYKLPGSGMEDRMNLKNLEIYKQRNEVLDEIKFVIRDRTDFERCIEVIETYKLSGNLLASPVQGELSPEVLAEWMKSFLGSGLRLSLQTHKYIWGDQRGV from the coding sequence ATGGACAATCTGAAAACCTCCGTACATGAAATTTATCTTTCTCTTTCGGGAGAAGGAATTTCAACGGGCATCCCGACCGTGTTCGTACGTATGGCGGGATGTTCTCTTCGATGCGGAATGGCTGTCGGAAGAAAGTTATGGTGTGATACTCCGTATACTTTGTCTCCGAACGCAGGGGAAGAATCGAACCTGAATCAAGTCTTGGATAAAATTCAAGAGCTGAGTCCGGTGAATACGCAGATTCTTCTTACGGGTGGAGAACCTCTCGAAGGAAAAAATCGAGACTTTAGTATCGCCTTAGGAAACGAAATTTTCAGAACTAGAAATTCTTCGGGTTTATATCCGAGACCGAGAGTGGAAACCAATGGAGCGGAATCGATCGAAGGTTTGGATCGATTCGTGTTTACGTTGGATTATAAACTTCCCGGTTCGGGTATGGAAGATAGAATGAATCTGAAGAATCTGGAAATCTATAAACAAAGAAACGAAGTGTTGGATGAGATTAAGTTTGTGATTCGTGACAGAACCGATTTTGAAAGATGCATTGAAGTAATCGAAACTTATAAACTTTCGGGAAATCTTTTGGCTTCTCCCGTTCAAGGAGAATTGTCCCCGGAAGTTCTTGCGGAATGGATGAAGTCGTTTCTCGGAAGCGGCCTTCGTCTTTCTTTACAAACGCATAAATACATTTGGGGCGATCAGAGAGGCGTTTAG